One Echinicola strongylocentroti DNA window includes the following coding sequences:
- a CDS encoding NAD(P)H-dependent oxidoreductase: MSLLENLEWRYATKKMNGKAVPQEKVDYILEAARLSPSSSGLQPYRIIVITDPEMKEKIKPIAWDQSQITDASHILVFAAWENYTEDKIKEVFANTLTARGMPLDKMDAYRERLWGMYSQLPEEWHAHHAAKQAYIAFGTAIAAAAEQKVDATPMEGFDSAALDELLALKELGLKSALVLPLGYRDETNDWLAGMKKFRTPKEEFVISSAEIMEK, from the coding sequence ATGAGCTTATTAGAAAATCTTGAGTGGAGATATGCCACAAAAAAAATGAACGGAAAGGCTGTGCCCCAAGAAAAAGTGGATTATATTCTGGAAGCAGCGAGGCTTTCTCCTTCTTCTTCTGGGCTGCAGCCTTATCGCATCATTGTGATCACCGATCCAGAAATGAAAGAAAAGATAAAACCCATCGCCTGGGATCAAAGCCAGATTACCGATGCATCCCATATATTGGTATTTGCGGCATGGGAAAATTATACAGAAGACAAAATCAAGGAAGTCTTTGCCAATACCTTGACAGCTAGGGGAATGCCACTGGACAAAATGGATGCTTATAGAGAGCGACTCTGGGGCATGTACAGCCAGCTTCCAGAAGAGTGGCATGCCCATCATGCTGCCAAGCAGGCATATATTGCATTTGGTACGGCCATCGCAGCGGCTGCTGAGCAGAAAGTGGATGCCACGCCAATGGAAGGGTTCGATTCGGCCGCTTTGGATGAATTGCTTGCTTTGAAGGAGCTTGGCCTGAAGAGCGCCTTGGTATTGCCTTTGGGCTATAGGGATGAAACGAATGACTGGCTCGCCGGTATGAAAAAATTCCGTACCCCAAAAGAGGAATTTGTGATTTCATCAGCTGAGATCATGGAAAAGTAA
- a CDS encoding peroxiredoxin-like family protein encodes MRLKNIVLGMVAGLVTMVVFSTKAQEVPSQPTDISPLLIGEEIPESDLKDPDGNTVSLKKKIAQKPTVLIFYRGGWCPYCNKHLAELQEVEQEILDKGYQILAISPDAPEQLKATVDKNELTYSLYSDNDLKVTKSFGLAFQAPDRYKDMLFKASDQQNPGVLPVPSVFVLDKKGTILFEYVNPNYDSRMSGKMLTAVLTSLEE; translated from the coding sequence ATGAGATTAAAAAACATTGTATTAGGTATGGTTGCTGGTTTGGTGACCATGGTGGTTTTCTCGACCAAAGCACAAGAGGTTCCATCTCAGCCCACGGACATCTCTCCCCTACTGATCGGAGAAGAAATTCCAGAGAGTGACCTTAAAGACCCTGACGGAAACACGGTGTCACTTAAGAAAAAAATTGCCCAGAAGCCTACAGTTTTGATTTTTTATCGTGGTGGATGGTGTCCCTATTGTAATAAGCACCTTGCCGAGCTGCAAGAGGTAGAACAGGAAATCCTGGACAAGGGCTATCAGATCCTCGCCATCAGTCCAGATGCACCTGAACAGCTCAAAGCAACAGTGGATAAGAATGAACTGACCTACAGTCTGTATTCGGATAATGACCTTAAAGTAACCAAGTCCTTTGGTTTGGCTTTTCAAGCTCCGGATCGCTATAAAGACATGCTTTTTAAGGCTTCGGATCAGCAAAACCCAGGAGTGCTTCCCGTTCCTTCGGTATTTGTGCTGGACAAAAAAGGAACGATCCTTTTTGAATACGTCAATCCCAATTATGACAGCCGAATGAGTGGTAAAATGCTGACAGCTGTACTTACTAGTCTGGAGGAGTGA
- a CDS encoding winged helix-turn-helix transcriptional regulator, with amino-acid sequence MDTSTTKGQEKVHICSGEFVVAVRDTLNVISGKWKLPIIGSLCYGKKRFKDLENDIPKITPRMLSKELKELELNSIVTRTVYDTTPVTVEYELTPSGRKIRELLDAMVKWGLQHREEVMKPE; translated from the coding sequence ATGGACACATCAACGACAAAAGGCCAAGAAAAAGTTCACATTTGTTCAGGTGAATTTGTAGTAGCAGTACGGGATACGCTAAATGTGATCAGTGGGAAATGGAAGCTTCCCATTATCGGATCCCTATGTTATGGCAAAAAACGGTTTAAAGACTTGGAAAATGACATTCCAAAAATCACCCCTCGCATGCTCTCCAAAGAACTCAAGGAGCTCGAACTAAATAGTATCGTAACCAGAACGGTGTATGACACCACGCCCGTCACCGTGGAATATGAACTCACCCCTTCAGGCAGAAAAATCCGTGAACTACTGGATGCCATGGTAAAGTGGGGCCTTCAGCATCGAGAAGAGGTGATGAAGCCGGAATGA
- a CDS encoding glycine-rich domain-containing protein: protein MSILNDRLKCSIFYFNLLIALTGWLIFTTSEAVGQCSNTITVPSGESEINIELELTEVITYNTYCPGGFEYRVRIDYNVSFTGPTPTLWTLQGYLICDDGTERDENYFDLPEGGGSGSVLAAQSDWHTCYSSPPHPSPADLGCFNFRLVIQGPDIQAEDNEITEGVCEEPNSCVEEVQVSELERLYIYRCDGPFTVPAEFDDAEVLLVAGGGGGGYGGSAGGGGAGGMVYEPSVSLNQGETYPVYVGKGGEGATSSNEAGQNGMSSYFNNVTAIGGGGGGSYHSNSTHNTGRSGGSGGGHASNSSSGASSGSQGNEGAQGGQGNGQARSGGGGGGAETRGISGNGSRGGDGGEGASSPILEDLDVSVSIDNIFAGGGGGSGRPGQGNNQGTGGSGIGGDADTDVGGSGEQNTGSGGGAGWDGGGDGADGMVIIRLRLSSLPVLWKAVNVAYQSINNTVQIDWQVKEESSTSHYVLERSLGGIDDFKQIATLESRDLGEELIEYRYQDHGLPALGGRLYYRIREVDIYGDRSYSEVYSVTVPTSQKPQKVWKIYPNPSSGADMNVSYSGSTDKIEKIYFRLVSPLHTTEYIRVDGQKAFEDALREIFSSLKKGIWVLEIRWEEKVEYIKLVRG from the coding sequence ATGAGCATCCTTAATGACCGATTAAAGTGTTCTATTTTTTATTTTAACCTACTTATCGCATTAACTGGCTGGCTTATCTTCACCACGAGTGAGGCAGTAGGGCAGTGTTCAAATACCATTACCGTTCCTTCTGGTGAAAGTGAAATCAATATCGAGCTCGAACTTACGGAGGTCATCACTTACAACACCTATTGCCCTGGAGGATTTGAATATCGAGTAAGGATTGACTATAACGTGAGTTTTACCGGCCCCACCCCTACACTTTGGACATTGCAGGGGTATTTGATTTGCGATGACGGTACAGAGCGTGATGAAAACTATTTTGACCTTCCGGAGGGAGGAGGAAGCGGTTCAGTATTGGCCGCCCAAAGTGATTGGCATACCTGTTATTCCAGTCCTCCACATCCAAGTCCTGCTGATTTAGGATGTTTTAATTTTAGGTTGGTCATACAAGGTCCGGACATCCAGGCAGAAGATAATGAGATCACTGAAGGGGTTTGTGAGGAACCCAATTCCTGTGTTGAAGAAGTGCAAGTTTCCGAGTTGGAGCGCTTGTATATATACCGATGCGATGGGCCATTTACTGTTCCAGCTGAATTTGACGATGCCGAGGTGCTGCTTGTCGCTGGAGGTGGAGGCGGGGGGTATGGCGGCAGTGCCGGCGGTGGAGGTGCAGGAGGAATGGTGTATGAACCATCGGTGTCGCTAAACCAGGGAGAGACCTACCCTGTATATGTGGGCAAGGGAGGAGAAGGAGCCACTTCGTCCAATGAAGCTGGCCAAAATGGAATGAGCTCTTATTTTAATAATGTTACTGCTATAGGAGGTGGAGGCGGGGGATCCTATCATAGCAACAGCACCCATAATACAGGAAGGTCTGGGGGCTCAGGAGGAGGGCATGCAAGTAACTCCTCCTCTGGGGCTTCTAGTGGCTCACAGGGAAATGAAGGAGCTCAGGGAGGGCAAGGAAATGGACAGGCTAGATCAGGTGGCGGTGGTGGTGGGGCCGAGACCCGCGGAATATCCGGAAATGGCTCACGTGGCGGTGATGGTGGTGAAGGAGCCTCTTCACCGATATTGGAAGACCTCGATGTGTCGGTGAGTATTGACAATATTTTTGCCGGAGGTGGGGGTGGTTCTGGACGGCCAGGGCAAGGTAACAATCAGGGTACAGGAGGAAGCGGCATTGGTGGAGATGCGGATACCGATGTTGGTGGGTCGGGGGAGCAGAATACCGGATCAGGAGGAGGTGCTGGTTGGGACGGCGGTGGAGACGGTGCCGACGGAATGGTGATTATCCGCCTTCGCCTATCCAGCTTGCCAGTGCTATGGAAAGCTGTTAACGTTGCCTATCAATCCATCAATAACACCGTCCAAATAGATTGGCAGGTGAAAGAGGAGTCTTCTACCAGCCATTATGTGCTTGAACGCTCGCTGGGAGGAATAGATGATTTTAAACAAATCGCTACTTTGGAGTCACGTGACTTGGGTGAGGAATTGATCGAATACCGCTATCAGGACCATGGTCTACCTGCTTTGGGTGGAAGACTGTATTATCGGATCAGGGAAGTGGACATATATGGTGATAGGTCCTACTCAGAGGTGTATTCCGTTACTGTGCCTACGTCCCAAAAACCGCAAAAGGTTTGGAAAATTTACCCAAATCCATCTTCCGGAGCTGATATGAACGTTTCCTATTCTGGGTCTACAGATAAGATAGAGAAGATATATTTTCGGTTGGTTTCGCCATTGCATACCACTGAATATATCCGGGTAGATGGACAAAAGGCATTTGAAGATGCCCTAAGGGAAATTTTTTCATCGTTGAAAAAAGGAATTTGGGTACTGGAAATCAGGTGGGAAGAAAAGGTCGAATATATCAAACTTGTGAGAGGATAA
- a CDS encoding sensor histidine kinase — MEIIIRNLRKIKRVIMYVVMVALFSLMADAYVEWKMDNHPMLYIKNLINIAIIIIAVILCRFRFLTIEHVLMVVVYSIFVSIYISVPIRLGSGSLLMEAYFVKVELITLLLMLVAGILIHRRHMIYILLINGAFIISCMLILPVDYPMSKYIFYLVLSTGAGLAGHQLQKELSELRESLTRANEKVARHNEELIESNKQKDHLFRIIGHDIRTPFNQISMVLSLITREMSHEGFEDMKNVMFKAVENGNRLLQDLMLWAKSQAAESKAVMDDVLIHDLIQKEVNFFEGQAKSKDIVINNLINKNVKITADPNMTATIIRNFISNALKFSYRNTSIDISMNKTSDYNCLSVSDYGAGMKASSLEDLLHSERNVVSSDGTEKESGTGFGVRICQKLAEHQGGRVEIDSDLGKGSTFSLLLPKIQPQGNVKDPEHLEK; from the coding sequence ATGGAAATCATCATAAGAAATCTTCGAAAGATCAAGCGTGTCATCATGTATGTCGTCATGGTGGCCTTATTTTCCTTGATGGCAGATGCCTATGTGGAGTGGAAGATGGACAATCACCCCATGCTCTATATCAAAAACCTGATCAATATAGCTATCATCATCATTGCAGTTATCCTTTGTAGGTTCCGTTTTCTCACTATTGAACATGTCTTGATGGTGGTAGTATACTCTATTTTTGTGAGTATATATATTTCAGTTCCTATACGATTGGGCAGCGGATCACTGTTGATGGAAGCTTATTTTGTAAAAGTGGAGCTGATCACTTTATTGCTGATGTTGGTGGCTGGTATCCTTATCCATCGACGACATATGATCTATATATTGCTGATCAATGGTGCTTTTATCATCTCATGTATGTTGATCCTTCCTGTTGACTATCCAATGTCAAAATACATTTTTTATCTCGTACTGTCCACAGGAGCAGGGTTGGCAGGTCACCAGTTACAGAAAGAGCTGAGTGAACTTAGAGAAAGCCTGACAAGGGCCAATGAAAAAGTAGCGCGTCATAATGAAGAACTGATTGAAAGTAACAAGCAAAAAGACCATCTTTTCAGGATTATTGGTCATGATATCAGGACACCGTTTAACCAAATTAGTATGGTGCTCAGTTTGATAACGAGAGAAATGAGCCATGAGGGTTTTGAGGATATGAAAAATGTCATGTTTAAAGCGGTTGAAAATGGCAATCGACTGCTGCAGGACCTAATGCTCTGGGCCAAGTCACAAGCTGCGGAATCCAAGGCAGTGATGGACGACGTTTTGATACATGATTTGATACAAAAAGAAGTCAATTTTTTTGAAGGACAGGCCAAGTCTAAGGACATTGTGATCAATAACCTGATTAATAAAAATGTAAAGATCACCGCTGACCCAAACATGACTGCTACCATCATCAGGAATTTTATTTCCAATGCGTTGAAATTTTCTTATAGGAATACTTCAATTGATATCTCGATGAACAAAACTTCTGATTATAATTGTCTGTCAGTAAGTGATTATGGAGCTGGCATGAAGGCGTCTAGTTTGGAAGATTTGCTGCATTCGGAGCGAAATGTGGTTTCCAGTGATGGGACGGAAAAGGAATCAGGAACGGGTTTTGGCGTCAGAATTTGTCAAAAACTGGCAGAACATCAAGGGGGAAGAGTAGAAATCGATAGTGACTTAGGGAAAGGAAGTACCTTTAGTCTATTGCTTCCCAAAATACAGCCACAAGGAAATGTGAAAGATCCAGAACATTTGGAAAAGTAA
- a CDS encoding SprT-like domain-containing protein yields the protein MKPSAASKLAKIFEAKVPENAAPYCLKLWKEAPFHFTVSKSRLSKLGDFRFRADQSVQTITINHNLNRYQFLITYIHEVAHHRAFRKYGTTIKPHGNEWKNTFKQLMQPVLTDEVFPKDLLIPLRRHMTSPKASSSTDFWLNRELRKYDASLNGLKATYLYEVTIGTVFELRGRKFKKVQPRRTRVLCEEVTSGRHYLISGNAEISLSLQSEN from the coding sequence ATGAAACCAAGTGCCGCATCAAAACTAGCCAAAATTTTTGAGGCCAAAGTGCCAGAAAATGCCGCTCCATACTGCCTCAAGCTATGGAAAGAGGCTCCGTTTCATTTTACCGTCAGCAAGTCAAGACTGTCAAAGCTGGGGGATTTTCGCTTTCGGGCCGACCAGTCTGTCCAAACCATCACGATCAACCACAACCTCAACCGATATCAATTTCTCATTACGTACATCCATGAAGTAGCACATCATCGGGCCTTTCGGAAATATGGCACCACCATCAAGCCACACGGGAACGAATGGAAAAACACCTTTAAGCAGTTAATGCAGCCTGTGCTTACTGACGAAGTATTTCCCAAAGACTTGCTCATTCCGCTCAGGAGACATATGACCAGCCCAAAAGCCAGCTCCAGTACAGACTTCTGGCTAAACAGGGAGTTGCGAAAATACGATGCATCACTGAATGGTCTAAAGGCCACCTACCTCTATGAAGTCACCATTGGAACAGTCTTCGAACTTCGGGGGAGAAAGTTCAAAAAAGTACAGCCACGAAGAACCCGGGTCTTATGTGAAGAAGTCACCTCAGGAAGGCATTACCTTATTTCCGGCAATGCTGAAATTTCACTATCCCTTCAGAGCGAAAATTAA